TGGGCGACGAGCTCGATCGGTCCGGCCGGATCTACGCGGGTGGTGAGAAGCTGCCTGCGATCGGGAGCGTGGAGTTCGTCCGGATGCCGCTGAACGACCTGTGGGCGCGCGACACCGCGCCGGTCTTCGTCCGCGACGCGGGTGGACGACTGCACGGCGTCGACCTGAACTTCAACGGCTGGGGGCAGTGGCCGCCGCGCACCGGGCTGCCGGGCTGGCGCAAGGACCCGGTCAAGACGCGGAACGGGATCCGGGATCAACCGGTCACGCGGGACCGTGGCGTCGCGGCGGGGATCGCTGTCCAGGGTGACGTGCAGGTCGTGCGGACCTGGTTGACGATGGAAGGCGGCGGGCTGGAGGTCAACGGCGCCGGTCTGGGGGTCGCGACCGAGAGCTGCATTCTCAACCCGAACCGGAACCCGGGTCGCACGAAGGCGCAGGTCGAGGCGGAGCTGCGGCGGGTGTTCGGGGTCGAGCGGATGCTGTGGATGCCGGGGCGGCCGGGGATCGAGCTGACCGACTGGCACGTGGACTTCCTTGCCCGATTCGTTGCCCCTGGCAATCTCCTGTACGCCGCGTCGGACGATCCGGAGGACGAGCCCGACCAGCGCGCGCTGCGCGCGGGAGTGGACCGGATCAACACGCTGCCGGCGAACGAGCGCGCCTTGCTGCTCGGTGGTGCGGATCGCCTGACGCTGCACGCGGTGCAGCCGCCCGACCCGGAGCAGGTCTTCGCGGCGTACCAGGCGCGCAACCGCGCGCTGCCGATCACCGAGCGCGGTGCCGACGAGTTCGCCGAGACGGCCGCGACCGGGTATGTCGGGTACTACGAGGCCAACGGGTGCGTGGTGCTCGGGCAGTTCGGGGATCTCGACGCCGACCAGGCGGCGTACGACCTGCTCTCGGAGCTGTACCCGGATCGGATCGTCGTACAGATCACCACGGACGGGCTCGCGAACGCCGGCGGGACGATCCACTGCGCGACCCAGCAGCAGCCCGCCTGAGCGGGCTGCTGCCGGGCCGATCCGCTAGGGGTAGTTGACCCACTGGGCGACGTTGGTGCTCGAGTTGGACGGACCGCCGGTGTTGTTGATGACGTGGTTGATCGTGCCGCGGCCGCCGAGCGAGACCGTGACCATGTTGTGGAACTTCACGCCGGCCTTGTTCGGCACCTCGAAGGCGCGTTCGGCGACGATGCTGGCGTCGCTGGTGAAGACGCAGTAGCTGCCGAGCCCCCACGCCTCGTGCGTGGTGACCGAGTCGGCCACCTTGTACGCGGCGTACCCGCGGGTGGACCCGTTCATCCAGGCGCCCTGGTTCGGCGGGTCGTACGGCATCTCGTTCTGGTAGAAGTACGTCCGGCCGCCGTTGCCGTTCCAGATCGTCTGGTACTTCTGGTAGTGCTCGACGAACAGCCCGTACGCCGTGACGTTGTCGCCGTTGACGACCAGGCCGGTGTCGGCGGTGTTGGTGCCCCAGCCGACGCCGATCGAGTGGTCACCGCGCCACAGCCACGCGTGGTCGAGGATCACGTGGTCGCTGTTGATCCGCAGCGTCTCGGTCGCCCGGCCGACCGCTGAACCGCCAATCCGGAAGTACACGTCGTGCAGCGACGTCGGGTTCGCGCTGTGGTCGGCCGAGGCACCGGTCTGGCCGACCTCCATCAGCAGCGCCGAGTTCGTCGGCGCCGCGTCGATCAGCAGGCCGGCGATCTTGACGCCGTCCACGTCCGCGACGGTGATCGCGCTGTTGCCGTTGGTCGGCATCACCGTGGCCAGGCCGAGGCCCAGTGCGACGGTGTCCGGCCGGGTGATCCGCAGCGGCTCGCTGAGCCGGAAGATGCCCGGGGTGAACAGGAGATTCTTGCCCGCGGCAAGTTCCGCGTTCAGTGTCGCGGCCGAGACGCCCGGTTTGGCGATGTAGAACTGGCTGATCGGCAGCGACTGGCCCGCGGGGTTGCCGCTGGTCCAGCTCGGGCCGGCCGAGTTCGTCCGGATCGCCGGGACGAACACCTGGTACGCACCGGCGTTGTCGATGTAGAGGTACGGCTTCTCCCGGACCACCGGCGTCTGCGCGACCTTCGTGTACGGCGGGTTCGGGAAGTTGCCGGCCGGCGCGTTCTGCGCGCCGACGAAGACCATGTTCCAGTTCTGGCCGGTCCAGCTGCCCCAGTTGGTGTTGCGCGACAGCCACTGCTGCTGGCTGCCCGACCGGACCTGGCCGTCGACGAGCATGTCGGCCATGAAGCCGCCGCTGGCCCAGCCGCCGTCGTCCAGCGCGAGGTTGCCCTTCAGATGCATCCGCCGGTACGCCGACGCCTGGCTGACCGCCCACCGGTCGAGCCCGCCGGGCGGGGTGACCGTCAGGCCCTCGGCGCCGCGCCAGAAGTTGTGGGTCGCGTT
The Kribbella italica DNA segment above includes these coding regions:
- a CDS encoding RICIN domain-containing protein translates to MPGVAPLRRPPRARAAVAASLVAAVVATALSVVTSPAAIAAISPTGWNTVAAKHSGKCVDARAAGTANGTAVQQYACNSSTAQQWQFQPTSDGYVRINARNAPAQVLDVSNVSAADGALIHLWAFGNGNNQQFRPVEEADGAYHLVNRNSGKCLDVPSAATADSVQLQQYTCNGSAAQSFRISPVDGTPPTNPPGTPDLGPNVSVFDPSMPASQIQGRLDQVFDQQEENQYGEQRYALLFKPGNYNVSANVGFFTQVAGLGLTPGSVNINGAVHVEADWFPPQNATHNFWRGAEGLTVTPPGGLDRWAVSQASAYRRMHLKGNLALDDGGWASGGFMADMLVDGQVRSGSQQQWLSRNTNWGSWTGQNWNMVFVGAQNAPAGNFPNPPYTKVAQTPVVREKPYLYIDNAGAYQVFVPAIRTNSAGPSWTSGNPAGQSLPISQFYIAKPGVSAATLNAELAAGKNLLFTPGIFRLSEPLRITRPDTVALGLGLATVMPTNGNSAITVADVDGVKIAGLLIDAAPTNSALLMEVGQTGASADHSANPTSLHDVYFRIGGSAVGRATETLRINSDHVILDHAWLWRGDHSIGVGWGTNTADTGLVVNGDNVTAYGLFVEHYQKYQTIWNGNGGRTYFYQNEMPYDPPNQGAWMNGSTRGYAAYKVADSVTTHEAWGLGSYCVFTSDASIVAERAFEVPNKAGVKFHNMVTVSLGGRGTINHVINNTGGPSNSSTNVAQWVNYP
- a CDS encoding agmatine deiminase family protein, encoding MLGRRELLRATGVAGLGMVVGGCREEPNGDARPTSGTPASGTPGGTPSGGPGATGFRMPAEGGPHEVTWMAYGATPGVWGEDSVSPYGRDLRNSRIVARQDLVRLAATIARFEPVVLLVNSAADEAEARRFLAECTAGRSVKDQVGDELDRSGRIYAGGEKLPAIGSVEFVRMPLNDLWARDTAPVFVRDAGGRLHGVDLNFNGWGQWPPRTGLPGWRKDPVKTRNGIRDQPVTRDRGVAAGIAVQGDVQVVRTWLTMEGGGLEVNGAGLGVATESCILNPNRNPGRTKAQVEAELRRVFGVERMLWMPGRPGIELTDWHVDFLARFVAPGNLLYAASDDPEDEPDQRALRAGVDRINTLPANERALLLGGADRLTLHAVQPPDPEQVFAAYQARNRALPITERGADEFAETAATGYVGYYEANGCVVLGQFGDLDADQAAYDLLSELYPDRIVVQITTDGLANAGGTIHCATQQQPA